The following are from one region of the Segatella oris genome:
- the fabF gene encoding beta-ketoacyl-ACP synthase II, translating into MELKRVVVTGLGAVTPVGNTPEETWKNLLEGKSGAAPITNFDTTNFKTKFACEVKGLNVNDYIDRKEARKMDRYCQLAMISAAQGIKDAGLDLEKEDLNRIGVVYGVGIGGIKTFQDEVTYYGQHSADGPKFNPFFIPKMIADIASGQISIQYGFHGPNYTTTSACASSSNALADAFNLIRLGKANIIVSGGAEAAICECGVGGFNAMHALSTRNDDPEHASRPFSASRDGFVMGEGSGCLILEELEHAKARGAKIYAEMVGEGASADAYHITASHPEGLGAKLVMMNALKDAGLKTEDIDYINVHGTSTPVGDISEAKAIKDVFGEHAYKLNISSTKSMTGHLLGAAGAVEAMVCVLSVKNDIVPPTINHVEGDDDEALDYKMNFTFNKAQKREVRAALSNTFGFGGHNCCVVFKKYAE; encoded by the coding sequence ATGGAATTAAAGAGAGTAGTAGTAACAGGTCTTGGTGCTGTTACACCCGTTGGTAACACTCCCGAAGAAACCTGGAAGAACTTGCTCGAAGGCAAGAGTGGTGCTGCCCCAATCACTAATTTCGATACAACGAACTTCAAGACTAAGTTTGCCTGTGAGGTAAAAGGCTTGAATGTGAACGATTATATCGACCGGAAAGAGGCACGAAAAATGGACCGTTATTGCCAACTGGCAATGATCAGTGCTGCACAAGGCATCAAAGATGCAGGTCTCGACCTTGAAAAAGAAGACTTGAATCGCATTGGTGTTGTCTACGGTGTAGGCATTGGCGGTATCAAAACCTTTCAAGATGAGGTGACATACTATGGTCAACATAGTGCTGATGGACCTAAGTTCAATCCTTTCTTCATACCAAAGATGATTGCAGATATAGCATCCGGTCAGATAAGTATACAGTATGGCTTCCATGGTCCAAACTATACGACGACGAGTGCATGCGCATCTTCAAGCAACGCTTTGGCCGATGCATTCAATCTTATCCGCTTAGGTAAGGCGAACATCATTGTCAGTGGTGGTGCTGAAGCAGCTATCTGCGAGTGTGGTGTGGGCGGTTTCAACGCCATGCATGCCCTTTCAACCCGCAATGATGACCCCGAACATGCAAGTCGTCCCTTTAGTGCGAGTCGCGATGGCTTTGTGATGGGCGAGGGATCCGGATGCTTAATCCTCGAAGAGTTAGAGCATGCTAAGGCACGTGGTGCAAAGATTTACGCTGAAATGGTAGGCGAGGGAGCAAGTGCCGACGCTTATCATATCACTGCTTCTCACCCGGAAGGCTTGGGCGCAAAGCTCGTCATGATGAATGCACTCAAGGATGCTGGCCTGAAAACAGAGGACATTGACTATATCAACGTACATGGAACCTCTACTCCGGTAGGTGATATTTCTGAGGCTAAAGCTATCAAGGATGTCTTCGGTGAGCATGCTTATAAGCTCAATATCAGTTCTACAAAGAGTATGACCGGACACCTTTTGGGTGCTGCGGGTGCTGTAGAAGCAATGGTTTGCGTATTGAGTGTGAAGAACGATATCGTTCCTCCAACCATCAACCACGTTGAGGGTGACGATGATGAAGCATTGGATTACAAGATGAACTTCACTTTCAACAAAGCACAGAAGCGCGAAGTTCGTGCGGCATTGAGCAACACTTTCGGTTTCGGAGGCCACAACTGCTGCGTTGTTTTCAAGAAATATGCTGAATAA
- the rnc gene encoding ribonuclease III — protein MLNNIIDRIKLPFRKEKELYSSLYAILGFYPRNISYYKLALMHKSIMRRNAKGKPVNNERLEFLGDAILDAIVGDIVYQHFPGKREGFLTNTRSKLVQRDTLNKLANELGISKLILSNGRSSSHNSYMGGNAFEALVGAVYLDRGYDACMNFMQHRILTQMINIDKVAYKEVNFKSKLIEWSQKNRVKLDFEILEQGKDKNGSPIFNYKVVIEGIDGCDGVGYSKKESQQLACKLTLEQLRKKPQFIDAVFAAKANRTKMEEEPVENVPSTELADNFIIPQGEQPVVREEEKHENVFREKVYEDRPAKKRRCSPMYNTDKEVGEKKTETHEDEFDLSDISARRQTDEEIIAAAEAAAFEEKTD, from the coding sequence ATGCTGAATAATATCATTGATAGAATAAAGCTTCCTTTCCGTAAGGAGAAGGAGCTTTATTCGTCTTTATACGCTATTCTCGGCTTTTATCCGCGCAATATCAGCTACTACAAACTGGCTCTGATGCATAAAAGCATCATGCGACGCAATGCAAAGGGAAAGCCTGTCAACAACGAACGGCTCGAATTTCTGGGTGATGCTATTCTCGATGCTATCGTGGGTGACATCGTTTATCAGCACTTTCCGGGCAAGCGTGAGGGCTTTTTGACGAACACACGCTCTAAACTTGTGCAGCGTGACACACTCAACAAGTTAGCCAATGAGTTGGGTATCAGCAAACTGATACTTAGTAACGGGCGCAGTTCTTCTCACAACAGCTACATGGGAGGAAATGCTTTCGAGGCGCTTGTCGGTGCTGTTTATCTCGACAGAGGCTATGATGCATGCATGAACTTCATGCAGCATCGCATCTTGACTCAGATGATCAACATCGACAAGGTGGCTTATAAAGAGGTGAATTTCAAGAGTAAACTCATTGAATGGAGTCAGAAAAACCGCGTTAAACTCGACTTTGAAATCCTTGAACAGGGAAAGGATAAGAATGGAAGTCCTATTTTCAACTATAAGGTTGTCATTGAAGGTATCGACGGTTGTGACGGTGTTGGCTACAGCAAAAAGGAGAGTCAGCAGCTTGCCTGCAAGCTAACGTTGGAGCAACTGCGCAAGAAACCCCAGTTCATTGATGCCGTGTTTGCTGCCAAGGCCAACCGCACGAAGATGGAAGAAGAACCTGTTGAGAACGTGCCGAGCACTGAACTTGCCGATAATTTCATTATTCCACAGGGCGAACAGCCTGTTGTCAGGGAAGAAGAAAAGCATGAAAACGTGTTCCGGGAAAAGGTCTATGAAGACCGACCGGCTAAGAAACGCCGCTGTTCTCCGATGTATAACACTGACAAGGAAGTGGGCGAAAAGAAAACCGAAACACATGAAGACGAATTTGATTTGAGCGATATCAGTGCGCGCAGGCAGACCGATGAAGAAATCATTGCAGCTGCCGAAGCAGCCGCTTTCGAGGAGAAGACAGACTGA
- a CDS encoding type II toxin-antitoxin system RelE/ParE family toxin, producing the protein MDEQIREIIYSEAYETYYNGLNERLQEKYDYVEHIIKTQRIVNSKFIKKIEGSDFYEARISVGSNEYRTVVFAVDAGNFVECSQVLFLNSFLKKDKKQYKKEVRFAEKLIENYLED; encoded by the coding sequence ATGGATGAACAGATACGAGAGATTATATATTCAGAGGCCTATGAAACTTACTATAATGGATTGAATGAAAGGCTTCAAGAAAAGTATGATTATGTGGAACATATCATCAAAACACAGCGTATAGTGAATAGTAAATTCATTAAGAAAATAGAAGGGAGTGACTTCTATGAGGCACGAATTTCTGTGGGTAGTAACGAGTACCGAACGGTAGTCTTTGCGGTTGATGCAGGGAATTTTGTTGAATGTTCACAGGTGTTGTTTTTGAATTCATTTCTCAAGAAAGATAAGAAACAGTATAAAAAGGAAGTAAGATTTGCAGAGAAACTGATTGAAAACTATTTGGAGGATTGA
- a CDS encoding helix-turn-helix domain-containing protein has protein sequence MKKLNSEKLAQLHTSSEHFDEKYGPTGSPERKAFEARANAYYYAELLKEQRKMQRLTQQQLAEMIGKKREYISQIERGNSDMQLSTFLQIANALGLRFAMVVG, from the coding sequence ATGAAGAAACTTAACTCGGAAAAACTGGCTCAATTGCACACTTCAAGTGAGCATTTTGATGAGAAATATGGCCCGACGGGAAGTCCTGAACGTAAGGCTTTTGAAGCACGTGCCAATGCTTATTACTATGCAGAACTGTTGAAAGAGCAGCGCAAGATGCAAAGACTCACACAACAACAGTTGGCTGAAATGATAGGCAAGAAACGTGAATATATCTCACAAATAGAACGTGGAAACAGTGATATGCAACTATCAACTTTCTTGCAAATTGCCAATGCTTTGGGCCTAAGATTTGCTATGGTAGTAGGATAA
- the mutS gene encoding DNA mismatch repair protein MutS → MAANDKGLTPMMKQFFSMKAKHPEALLLFRCGDFYETYGEDAAIAAGILGITLTRRNNSVENSVEMAGFPHHALDTYLPKLIRAGKRVAICDQLEDPKKKREQIKGKKGLTEMDKMVKRGITELVTPGVAMADTVLNYKENNFLAAVHFGKASCGISFLDISTGEFLTGEGTYDYVEKLLGNFSPKEVLYNRDHKQDFERFFGSKYCVFEMDEWVFSEQNARQKLLKHFGTKSLKGFGVEHLRNGVIASGAILQYLELTQHTQINHITSLSRIEEDKYVRLDRFTIRSLELVAPMQEDGSSLLNVIDRTVTAMGGRMLRRWLVFPLKDVAPINERLDIVDYFFQKPEFRQLIDEQLHRVGDLERIISKVAVGRVSPREIVQLKNALDAVRPIKEACLYSENEALKRIGEQLNLCESIKTRIEKEIQPDPPQLITKGDVIADGYDDELDELREMSRNGKDYLLKIQEKEAEETGISSLKVGFNNVFGYYLEVRNTFKDKVPEGWIRKQTLAQAERYITPELKEYEEKILGAEEKILALEARLFSELVLAMQDFIPQIQINANLLARVDCLLSFAKTSEENGYIRPQIDDSEVLDISQGRHPVIETQLPLGERYVPNDVYLDTQKQQIMMITGPNMAGKSALLRQTALIVLLAQVGCFVPAERAKIGLVDKIFTRVGASDNLSLGESTFMVEMTEASDILNNVSSRSLVLFDELGRGTSTYDGISIAWAIVEYLHEQPKARARTLFATHYHELNEMEKNFSRIKNYNVSVKEVDGKVIFLRKLMKGGSEHSFGIHVAEIAGMPRSIVKRANAILKELEADNAGVGRAGKPNTSKIAEHRGGMELSFFQLDDPVLAQIRDEILGLDVNNLTPVEALNKLNDIKKILKGK, encoded by the coding sequence ATGGCAGCAAATGATAAGGGTTTGACGCCCATGATGAAGCAGTTTTTCTCGATGAAAGCAAAGCATCCCGAGGCTTTGTTGCTGTTTCGTTGTGGCGATTTCTATGAAACTTATGGCGAAGATGCTGCTATTGCCGCCGGAATTCTGGGCATTACGCTCACCCGACGCAATAATTCTGTGGAGAATTCTGTTGAGATGGCGGGCTTCCCCCATCATGCCTTAGACACTTATCTGCCCAAACTTATCCGCGCAGGAAAGCGAGTTGCTATCTGCGACCAATTGGAAGACCCGAAAAAAAAGCGTGAGCAGATCAAGGGAAAGAAGGGACTTACCGAGATGGATAAAATGGTGAAGCGAGGCATTACCGAACTCGTGACGCCGGGAGTTGCCATGGCTGATACCGTGTTGAACTACAAAGAAAACAACTTCTTGGCTGCCGTGCACTTCGGAAAAGCATCATGTGGCATCAGTTTCCTTGATATTTCAACAGGCGAATTCCTTACCGGAGAGGGTACATACGACTATGTTGAGAAGCTGCTTGGCAACTTTTCGCCGAAGGAAGTGCTTTACAACCGCGACCATAAGCAGGATTTTGAACGCTTCTTCGGGTCGAAATACTGCGTGTTTGAAATGGATGAGTGGGTGTTCTCCGAGCAGAATGCACGTCAGAAGCTGTTGAAACATTTCGGCACAAAGTCGCTGAAAGGCTTCGGTGTGGAGCATTTGAGGAACGGAGTCATTGCCAGTGGTGCCATTCTTCAATATCTTGAACTGACCCAGCACACGCAAATTAACCACATTACTTCGCTTTCTCGCATTGAAGAAGACAAGTATGTGCGACTTGACCGCTTTACCATTCGTTCGCTTGAACTCGTTGCTCCGATGCAGGAAGACGGCAGTTCGCTGCTCAATGTCATTGACCGCACGGTCACGGCTATGGGTGGTCGCATGCTCAGAAGATGGCTTGTTTTCCCGTTGAAAGACGTTGCTCCCATCAACGAACGGCTTGATATCGTAGACTATTTCTTTCAGAAACCTGAGTTTCGCCAGTTGATTGACGAGCAATTGCATCGTGTGGGCGACTTGGAACGCATCATCTCCAAGGTGGCCGTAGGACGTGTTTCGCCACGTGAAATCGTACAACTGAAGAATGCACTCGATGCTGTCAGACCGATCAAGGAGGCTTGTCTTTATTCGGAGAATGAGGCATTGAAGCGCATCGGAGAACAGCTTAATCTCTGCGAAAGCATTAAAACGCGCATTGAAAAAGAAATACAACCCGACCCGCCACAGCTGATTACGAAGGGTGATGTCATAGCCGATGGCTACGATGATGAACTTGATGAATTGCGCGAAATGAGTCGAAATGGCAAAGATTATCTGCTGAAAATCCAGGAAAAGGAAGCCGAGGAAACAGGTATTTCAAGTCTGAAAGTGGGTTTCAATAATGTTTTCGGCTATTATCTTGAAGTAAGAAACACTTTTAAAGACAAGGTTCCTGAAGGTTGGATCCGCAAGCAGACATTGGCTCAGGCCGAGCGATATATCACGCCTGAACTAAAGGAATACGAGGAAAAGATACTTGGAGCAGAGGAAAAGATACTTGCTTTGGAGGCTCGTCTTTTCAGTGAGTTGGTGCTTGCCATGCAGGATTTCATCCCGCAGATTCAAATCAATGCCAACCTTTTGGCACGTGTGGATTGTCTGTTGAGTTTCGCGAAAACATCTGAAGAAAACGGCTATATCCGTCCGCAGATTGACGATAGTGAGGTGCTCGATATCAGTCAGGGACGTCATCCCGTGATAGAAACGCAACTGCCACTTGGCGAGCGTTATGTGCCTAACGACGTATATCTTGACACCCAAAAACAGCAGATCATGATGATCACGGGACCGAACATGGCCGGTAAGTCGGCATTGCTTCGCCAGACAGCACTCATTGTGTTGCTGGCCCAAGTGGGTTGTTTCGTGCCCGCAGAACGCGCGAAAATCGGTCTTGTGGATAAGATATTCACCCGTGTCGGAGCCAGTGATAACCTTTCATTAGGAGAGTCTACGTTCATGGTTGAAATGACTGAAGCCTCTGATATCCTTAACAATGTATCGTCACGCAGCCTCGTTTTGTTTGATGAATTGGGCCGAGGCACGAGCACTTATGACGGTATCAGTATCGCTTGGGCTATTGTGGAATACTTGCATGAGCAGCCGAAAGCACGTGCAAGAACACTCTTTGCAACCCATTATCACGAGCTGAATGAGATGGAAAAAAACTTCTCTCGCATCAAGAATTACAATGTAAGTGTGAAAGAAGTTGACGGCAAAGTGATTTTCCTTCGCAAGCTGATGAAGGGCGGAAGTGAGCACAGTTTCGGTATTCATGTGGCCGAAATAGCCGGTATGCCACGTTCGATTGTCAAGCGTGCCAATGCTATTCTGAAGGAATTGGAGGCCGACAACGCTGGTGTGGGACGTGCAGGCAAGCCCAATACCAGCAAGATTGCCGAGCACAGGGGAGGCATGGAACTCAGCTTTTTCCAGCTTGATGACCCCGTATTGGCACAGATTCGCGATGAAATCCTTGGTCTTGATGTGAATAATCTTACGCCTGTTGAGGCACTCAACAAGCTGAATGACATCAAAAAAATACTGAAAGGAAAGTAG
- a CDS encoding nitroreductase family protein has protein sequence MSLQEILNHRRAVRHFDPTKPLDTSVVKDCIKQATLAPTSSNMQLWEAYHVTDKKVLEALSHACFDQLTARSAQQMVVFVTRQGQYKQHAKDILAFEKDNIRRNSPVEKQEKRLKKQTLYYEKVIPFIYSRCFGLWGLVRKVLAQCIGLFRPMIRQMSEGDIRVNVHKSCALVAQTFMLAMSEAGYDTCPLEGFDSWRVKKALHLPYDTEINMVVTCGIRLPNGVWGDRYRRPFEEQYHKI, from the coding sequence ATGAGTTTACAGGAGATTTTGAACCACAGAAGGGCTGTTCGCCATTTCGACCCCACCAAACCGTTAGATACCTCGGTAGTAAAAGATTGTATAAAGCAGGCAACACTCGCGCCAACAAGTTCCAACATGCAGCTTTGGGAGGCTTATCATGTGACGGATAAAAAGGTGCTTGAAGCCTTGAGTCATGCTTGTTTCGACCAACTCACAGCACGCTCGGCGCAGCAAATGGTAGTGTTTGTGACCCGACAAGGACAGTATAAGCAGCATGCAAAAGATATTCTTGCGTTTGAAAAAGATAATATCAGGCGCAATAGTCCTGTCGAGAAGCAGGAGAAACGCCTTAAGAAACAGACGCTATATTATGAAAAAGTGATACCGTTTATCTATTCACGTTGCTTTGGTCTGTGGGGACTTGTGCGCAAAGTGTTGGCACAATGCATCGGTCTTTTCCGTCCGATGATACGCCAGATGAGTGAAGGCGACATACGGGTCAACGTACATAAGAGTTGCGCTTTAGTCGCTCAGACGTTTATGTTGGCTATGAGTGAGGCGGGATATGACACTTGTCCGCTTGAAGGTTTCGACAGTTGGCGGGTGAAAAAAGCCTTGCATCTGCCCTATGACACAGAAATAAACATGGTTGTTACCTGTGGCATTCGACTGCCAAATGGCGTCTGGGGCGACCGTTATCGCCGTCCGTTTGAGGAGCAATATCATAAGATATGA
- a CDS encoding 4-hydroxy-3-methylbut-2-en-1-yl diphosphate synthase: MNIDLFQYKRRETSTVRIGAIDMGSEYPVRVQSMTTTNTNDTEACVKQAEEIIKAGGELVRLTTQGTREAENLKPINAQLRADGYTTPLVADVHFNPNVADVAALYAEKVRINPGNYVDPARKFIKQEYTDEEYAAELKKIEDRLIPFLNICKANHTAVRIGVNHGSLSDRIRNRYGDTPEGIVESCMEFLRIFKREKFDNVVISIKASNTIIMVRSVRLLVETMDKEGMNYPLHLGVTEAGEGEDGRIKSAVGIGALLADGIGDTIRVSLSEEPAAEIPVARHLVDYINRRQGHLLVPGTQAKAFNWLRSERRFTRAVAGIGGSNAPIVIASSLSGNKQEADYIYAGQEFKERKEGQKYIVDYDQYMTLDDKTNVYPIFPMTAVPFIAMAKADLKFLVLQFGAPTEEYLACLKAHPEIVVVCMSNHQNRLAEQRALVHEMWENGVFNPVVFAQMYRHTAAEKSDFQLEAAADMGALMVDGLTDGLWLMNDGDIPQSIITDTAFGILQAARLRTSKTEYISCPGCGRTLYDLRETIARIREATKDMKGLKIGIMGCIVNGPGEMADADYGYVGAGVNRVSLYRKQVCVEKNIPQEVAVEHLLALIRKDRES; this comes from the coding sequence ATGAACATAGATTTATTTCAATACAAACGGCGAGAGACATCGACCGTACGTATAGGTGCAATCGACATGGGAAGTGAATATCCTGTGCGTGTGCAAAGTATGACAACCACCAATACCAACGACACGGAAGCATGCGTTAAGCAGGCAGAAGAGATTATCAAAGCAGGCGGAGAACTTGTTCGTTTGACCACACAAGGCACGCGGGAAGCTGAAAATCTCAAGCCTATCAACGCACAACTGCGGGCCGACGGCTACACAACACCACTCGTGGCCGATGTGCATTTCAATCCGAATGTGGCCGATGTCGCTGCCCTTTATGCCGAGAAAGTGCGCATCAATCCGGGCAACTACGTTGATCCTGCCCGCAAATTCATCAAGCAGGAATACACTGATGAGGAATATGCTGCGGAGCTGAAGAAGATAGAAGACCGTCTCATTCCATTCCTCAACATCTGCAAGGCCAATCACACGGCCGTGCGCATCGGTGTGAATCACGGCAGTCTGAGCGACAGAATACGCAACCGCTACGGCGATACTCCCGAGGGAATTGTCGAGAGTTGCATGGAATTTCTACGCATTTTCAAGCGCGAGAAGTTTGATAATGTCGTCATTTCTATCAAGGCTTCGAACACCATAATCATGGTACGTTCGGTCAGATTATTGGTTGAAACCATGGACAAGGAGGGCATGAACTATCCGCTTCACCTTGGAGTTACCGAGGCAGGAGAGGGCGAAGACGGACGCATCAAGAGTGCTGTCGGCATCGGTGCACTGCTGGCTGACGGCATCGGTGACACCATTCGCGTCAGCTTGAGCGAGGAACCTGCGGCCGAAATTCCTGTTGCCCGCCATTTAGTTGACTATATCAACCGCCGTCAGGGACATCTGCTCGTACCGGGAACTCAGGCAAAAGCCTTCAACTGGCTACGCTCCGAGCGTCGCTTCACACGTGCCGTTGCAGGCATTGGAGGCAGCAATGCACCCATAGTCATCGCTTCTTCACTGAGTGGAAACAAGCAGGAAGCCGACTACATCTATGCCGGTCAGGAATTCAAAGAGCGCAAGGAAGGTCAGAAATACATTGTCGACTATGACCAATACATGACGCTCGACGACAAAACCAACGTCTATCCTATCTTCCCTATGACTGCCGTTCCGTTCATAGCCATGGCAAAAGCCGACTTGAAATTCCTTGTTTTGCAGTTTGGTGCACCGACAGAAGAATATCTTGCCTGCCTCAAAGCGCATCCCGAAATCGTGGTTGTCTGCATGAGTAATCACCAGAACAGACTGGCAGAACAGCGTGCCTTGGTGCATGAAATGTGGGAGAATGGCGTCTTCAATCCCGTGGTTTTCGCACAGATGTATCGTCACACAGCAGCCGAAAAGAGCGATTTCCAGCTCGAAGCTGCCGCAGACATGGGGGCATTAATGGTCGACGGATTGACCGATGGACTATGGCTCATGAACGATGGCGACATTCCACAGAGCATCATCACCGACACTGCATTCGGCATTCTGCAGGCTGCACGACTCCGTACAAGCAAGACTGAATACATCAGTTGCCCGGGATGTGGCCGCACACTCTATGACCTTCGCGAAACGATTGCCCGCATTCGCGAGGCCACAAAAGACATGAAAGGCCTTAAAATCGGTATCATGGGCTGTATTGTCAATGGTCCCGGCGAAATGGCCGATGCCGATTACGGCTACGTGGGCGCGGGAGTTAACCGCGTGAGTCTTTACAGAAAACAGGTCTGTGTGGAAAAGAATATCCCGCAGGAAGTGGCAGTAGAACATCTGTTGGCACTCATCAGAAAGGATAGGGAGAGTTGA